The genomic segment CTCACCCGGTCGCCCGCGTCCACCACCAGCGCGGTGGTGCGCGGCGCCGGGCGGTGCTCGCGCCCGCGCCACTGTTCGACGGCGCGGGCGACGGCCGCGCCCGCCGGCTTGACCGTACGGTCGGTGGTGAGCAGCCCCAGGCTGTACTCCAGCTCGGGGAAGTCCGCCAGCGCGCGGTCCACGTCGTGGGAGCACCACCAGGTGATGCCCCACACGTCCGGGCAGTCCAGCGCCGCGGCGATGGTGGCCTCGGTGAACTCGGCGGCGTGCCCGGCCGGGATGTGCGGGGCGGGCGCGCCCACCTCCTGGAGCCACACCGGCCGGTGCGGGTCGGTGGCCCAGGCCTTCGACAGCTCGATCAGATAGGCGGCGTGCTGCTCGGTGGCGGTGCCGGTACGGCCGTGCCGCTGCGCGGTGCCGTTGAACACCCAGGAGTGGACGGCGGTCGCCGCGCCCAGCAGTGCGGAGTGGCCGGGGGTGAAGGGGTGGTCGTCCTGGTACCAGGACGCGTCGTAGGACGCGTGCAGATGGAACTTGCCGGGCGCGCCCTCCTCGCACGCGGCCAGCACCCGCCGCAGCCAGGACTCGGCCTGGGCGGGGGTGATCCGGTCGGGGTCGGGGTGCGGTCCTGAGGAGAACTGGTTGATCTCGTTGCCGATGGTCATGCCCAGGAAGCCGGGCCGGCCGGCGAGCGCCGCCGCGAGGGTGCGCAGGTAGTCGGCCTCGCCGTCGATGACGTCGGGGTCGGTGAAAAGGTTGCGGCGGTGCCAGGTGGTGGTCCAGGAGGGGATGAAGTCGAAGCTGGACAGATGACCCTGCAGCCCGTCCACCGCGGTGTCGAGTCCGCGCTCGGCCGCCGCGTCCACCAGCTGGACGAGCTGCTCGACGGCGCGCGGCCTGATCAGGGTGCGGTTCGGCTGGAAGACCGGCCAGAGCGGGAAGACCCGGATGTGGTCGAGGCCGAGAGCGGCGATGGAGTCCAGGTCGGCGCGGACTTCGTCGAGGTCGAAGTCGAGCCAGTGGTGGAACCAGCCGTGCGTGGGCGTGTAGTTGACGCCGAAGCGCATTGCGTTCATCCGGTGCGGTGTCCTCAGTGCGGGGAGAAGGGGAGCGGAGGCTCAGCCCTTGACGGCGCCTTCGCCCACGCCGCGGAAGAAGTACCGCTGCAGGCAGGCGAACATGACGATGAGCGGGGCTACAGCGATGATGGTCCCGGCCGCGACGAGCCTGGGGTTGTTGGCGAACGTGCCGTGCAGGAAGTTCAGCCCGACGGTCAGCGTGTACTTGTCCGGGTCGGACAGCACGATGAGCGGCCAGAGGAAGTCGTCCCAGGCGCCCATGAACGAGAAGATCGCCACGACCGCCAGCGTGCCCTTGACCGAGGGCAGCGCGATCCGTACGAAGCGCTGCCAGACGTTGGCGCCGTCGATGACGGCGGCCTCCTCAATCTCGTACGGGAGGTGGCTGAACGCGTTCCGCATCAGCAGCACGTTCATCGCGCCGATGCAGCCGGGCAGCACGACGGCGATGAGGGTGTTGTTCAGCTGCAGATCGCGCATGGTGGTGAACTGCGCGATGAAGATGGACTCGAACGGCACCAGCAGTGCCATGACGAAGGCGGTGGTCGCGAGCTTGCGGCCGCGGAAGCGCAGCCGGGCGAGCGCGTAGCCGGCCAGGGCGGAGCCCACGCAGTTGGTGACGACGCTGGCCGCCGCGACCTTGAGCGAGTTCAGGGCGTACTCCCAGACGGGGATGATGTCCGCGACGCCGGAGTAGTTGTCCAGCGTCGGATGCTCGGGGAGCAGCTTCGGCGGGTAGCTGTACATGTCCTCGGTCGGGCCCTTGAGCGAGGTGCTCAGCTGCCACAGGAACGGGCCGATGGTGACGACCAGGACGGCGAGCAGCAGGACGTAGCGGAGCACGAGTTGCCAGCGGGGCATACGGCCGCCCATGTCACTCACCGTCCTTGCGGTCGGCGCGCAGCACCAGCAGCATCAGGACCAGGGTGACCGCGAAGATCACCACGGAGAGCGCGGAGGCGTAGCCGGTGCGCCCGGACAGTCCGGTGCCGACGCGCTGGACGAGCATGACGATGGTGGTGTCCTCGCCGGCCGGCCCGCCGGTGGGGCCGGCCATCAGATAGACCTCGGTGAAGACCTTGAAGGCCGCCACCGACGACAGCGCGCCGACCAGCACCATGGTGGAACGCACCGCCGGGACGGTGATGCTGACGAAGCGGCGGAACGCTCCGGCACCGTCCACGGCGGCCGCCTCGTGCAGTTCCTTCGGTACGTTGGCCAGCGCCGCCAAGTAAATGATCATGTAGTAGCCGAGGCCTTTCCACACCGTCAGCGCCATCGCGCTGAACAGCAGCAGCCACTGGTTGCTGAGGAACTCCACCGGGCCGGTCCCGAAGTACCCGAGGATCCCGTTGACCAGCCCGCGGTCGTCCAGCATCCACACCCAGATGAGCGCGACCACGACGACCGACGCGACGACCGGGGTGTAGAAGGAGGAGCGGAAGAACGCGATGCCGGGGACCTGCTTCTGGACGAGCAGGGCCAGCAGGAGCGGCAGCAGCACGGTGCACGGCACCACGAGCAGCACATACAGCGTGCTGTTGCGCAGCCCGGTCCAGAACTGCTCGTCGTCCAGCATGTCCTGGAAGTTCCGCAGCCCCACCCAGTGGCCGGGGGTCAGGGTGCGGGCGTCGGTGAAGGCCGTGCCGACGGTGCTGATGAACGGGTAGAGGCTGAACGCGGCGATGATCACCAGGCCGGGCAGCAGGAACAGCCAGGGGCTGGCGGCCCGGTGGGTCCGTGCACTCATATCGGGTCCGCCCGCTCAGCTCTGCTTGAGCAGCTTGTCGCTCTGGCTGACCGCGTCGTCCAGAGCCTGCTGCGGCGACTTCTTGCCCTGCAGCGCCTTCGCCACCTCGTTCTTGAGGATGGTCTTCATCTCGTCGGTCATCACGACCGGCGTGTAGTTCACCGCGCCCTTGAGCAGCCGCGCGGAGGCCACCCGGACCCGGCCCTCGTCCGTGCCGTCGTCCTGGGTCCAGTACGGCTGGTCCAGCGAGCCGGCGGTGCTCGGGAAGATCGCGACCTTGTGCGCGAACGACTCCTGGTTCTGCTTGTCGGTGATGAAGTGCGCGAAGGCGATGGCCGCGGCCTTGTGCTTGCTCTTGCTGTTCACCGCCATGCCCATCACGTACATGTTGGGGTGCCCGGTGTTGTTGGGCGCGTCGGTGATGCCGAGGTTCTTGTACAGGTCGGGCGCGTTCTGCTTGAAGGTGCCCAGGTCGTGCGCGCTGCCCGGGTTCATCGCGACCTTCTGCTGCAGGAACTTCTGGCCGACGGCGTCGGGGCCGCTGGTCAGCGCCTGGGAGTCCAGGCCGCCGTTCTTGAACAGCTCCAGGTACTTGGTGAGCAGCTCGGCGCCCTTGGCGTCGTTGTACGTGAACTTGGTCGCGTCGGCGTTCATCAGCGGGACGCCGTAGCGGCCGAAGTCCTCGATGGACGGGGTGCCCGCGAGGGTGGCGGTCTTCCCGCCGGACTTCACCGCGATGGTGTT from the Streptomyces sp. RKAG293 genome contains:
- a CDS encoding carbohydrate ABC transporter permease; amino-acid sequence: MGGRMPRWQLVLRYVLLLAVLVVTIGPFLWQLSTSLKGPTEDMYSYPPKLLPEHPTLDNYSGVADIIPVWEYALNSLKVAAASVVTNCVGSALAGYALARLRFRGRKLATTAFVMALLVPFESIFIAQFTTMRDLQLNNTLIAVVLPGCIGAMNVLLMRNAFSHLPYEIEEAAVIDGANVWQRFVRIALPSVKGTLAVVAIFSFMGAWDDFLWPLIVLSDPDKYTLTVGLNFLHGTFANNPRLVAAGTIIAVAPLIVMFACLQRYFFRGVGEGAVKG
- a CDS encoding carbohydrate ABC transporter permease — its product is MSARTHRAASPWLFLLPGLVIIAAFSLYPFISTVGTAFTDARTLTPGHWVGLRNFQDMLDDEQFWTGLRNSTLYVLLVVPCTVLLPLLLALLVQKQVPGIAFFRSSFYTPVVASVVVVALIWVWMLDDRGLVNGILGYFGTGPVEFLSNQWLLLFSAMALTVWKGLGYYMIIYLAALANVPKELHEAAAVDGAGAFRRFVSITVPAVRSTMVLVGALSSVAAFKVFTEVYLMAGPTGGPAGEDTTIVMLVQRVGTGLSGRTGYASALSVVIFAVTLVLMLLVLRADRKDGE
- a CDS encoding glycosyl hydrolase: MNAMRFGVNYTPTHGWFHHWLDFDLDEVRADLDSIAALGLDHIRVFPLWPVFQPNRTLIRPRAVEQLVQLVDAAAERGLDTAVDGLQGHLSSFDFIPSWTTTWHRRNLFTDPDVIDGEADYLRTLAAALAGRPGFLGMTIGNEINQFSSGPHPDPDRITPAQAESWLRRVLAACEEGAPGKFHLHASYDASWYQDDHPFTPGHSALLGAATAVHSWVFNGTAQRHGRTGTATEQHAAYLIELSKAWATDPHRPVWLQEVGAPAPHIPAGHAAEFTEATIAAALDCPDVWGITWWCSHDVDRALADFPELEYSLGLLTTDRTVKPAGAAVARAVEQWRGREHRPAPRTTALVVDAGDRVSAPARSVCAPGGAFFEAWMRLAATGARPTAVLAELADDAGHLAARGITEVLTVDQVDHP
- a CDS encoding sugar ABC transporter substrate-binding protein → MSVSSGRTRGERGPRRGATRRTAVVVVPLLLSALTLTACGSGGDDTGSSADGKIEGDISFQTWNLRANYKDYFEGLAKDFEKQNPGVQVKWLDQPAENYADKLSADAAGGTLPDVVNVSPDLSYPLAKAGVIMSLDKEPAAAKFKGDYTPEAWKGNELPGLEGSYAFPWYLNTGPLFYNKTLFQQAGLDPAKPPKTYDELFADANTIAVKSGGKTATLAGTPSIEDFGRYGVPLMNADATKFTYNDAKGAELLTKYLELFKNGGLDSQALTSGPDAVGQKFLQQKVAMNPGSAHDLGTFKQNAPDLYKNLGITDAPNNTGHPNMYVMGMAVNSKSKHKAAAIAFAHFITDKQNQESFAHKVAIFPSTAGSLDQPYWTQDDGTDEGRVRVASARLLKGAVNYTPVVMTDEMKTILKNEVAKALQGKKSPQQALDDAVSQSDKLLKQS